The following proteins are co-located in the Scomber scombrus chromosome 2, fScoSco1.1, whole genome shotgun sequence genome:
- the LOC133996032 gene encoding perforin-1-like encodes MTVMWQLLLLWWAWSPLCLSSSVSFIGTPQQCQQAHFVPGYNLGGEGFDIVTMERKGAYVIDTETWKLGNGTCRLYPNSYKNKENQKLPVAVVDWRSLPQCSLIVTSIAYDSVETLVNDSTSAVSNDWKIGLEIPVDPSVTVGVGFGGSHSKESTFAMKKSKEDHYSFVRHSVHCNFYRYRLATEPPLSHEFESAVSSLPSYSRKAEPSYRNLIDTYGTHYITQVSLGGEIKSITSVRTCKATMNGLSATEVKDCLSVEASATFAQTASIKAMYEHCQQKKKKLGSDESFSSSFNERTTEVIGGNINGADVLFQGQSDPSVYNAWLNSLKETPDIVQYNIKPLHTILPSGHPASAGLKQEVEKYIKKNAVLKKCSESCQIGHRSSKRDPCACVCNNNQNVKSNCCPAGKGLATLTVSKLYAKGLYGDEWTRTDGSVEVKYGDQIKRTAIIAENDNPKWSEKFEFGPIVINMRNKLIFSVYDEDTYWNSDPLGECSFDLRRGKVTDSCMLNHGTFFFSYIAECAPSLGGDQCQEYIPSPMSASLSKVFYTRNGVLLGETGKQHAKPLRLRPAVNVT; translated from the exons ATGACAGTGATGTGGCAGCTCTTGCTCCTGTGGTGGGCATGGAGTCCTCTGTGTCTGTCATCCAGTGTAAGCTTCATTGGTACACCACAACAGTGTCAGCAGGCTCACTTTGTCCCTGGTTACAATCTGGGTGGGGAAGGCTTCGACATCGTCACCATGGAACGGAAAGGTGCCTATGTCATCGACACTGAAACATGGAAACTTGGCAACGGCACTTGCAGGCTATACCCTAACAGCTACAAGAACAAAGAGAACCAGAAGCTCCCCGTTGCTGTAGTGGACTGGAGAAGCCTCCCACAATGCAGTTTAATCGTCACCAGTATAGCTTATGACTCCGTTGAAACCCTTGTGAATGATTCCACCTCAGCTGTGTCCAATGATTGGAAAATTGGCCTTGAAATCCCAGTAGACCCTTCTGTCACGGTTGGGGTTGGCTTTGGAGGTTCCCACTCCAAAGAATCAACCTTTGccatgaaaaagtcaaaagaagACCACTATAGTTTCGTGCGCCATTCTGTCCACTGTAACTTCTACCG CTACAGACTGGCTACAGAACCTCCCCTGAGTCATGAGTTTGAATCAGCCGTCAGCTCCCTTCCTTCATATTCACGTAAAGCAGAGCCATCATATCGCAATCTAATTGATACATATGGTACACATTACATCACACAAGTGTCTCTGGGAGGGGAAATAAAGTCAATCACTTCTGTCAGGACCTGTAAGGCAACCATGAATGGACTGTCAGCAACAGAGGTCAAGGATTGTTTGTCAGTTGAGGCTTCAGCTACTTTTGCACAAACTGCCAGCATTAAGGCCATGTACGAACACTgtcagcaaaagaaaaagaagttagGCTCTGATGAAAGTTTTAGCAGCTCATTTAATGAGCGTACCACAGAGGTCATTGGTGGAAACATTAATGGAGCTGATGTTCTCTTTCAAGGGCAGTCAGACCCCTCTGTCTATAATGCCTGGCTTAACTCACTGAAAGAAACACCTGATATTGTCCAGTACAACATAAAGCCTCTGCACACCATACTGCCAAGTGGTCATCCAGCCAGTGCCGGACTGAAGCAAGAGGTGGAGAAGTACATCAAGAAAAATGCAGTGTTGAAAAAATGCTCAGAGTCATGTCAAATTGGGCACAGATCTAGCAAAAGGGATccttgtgcttgtgtttgtaaCAATAATCAGAATGTCAAGTCAAACTGCTGTCCTGCTGGGAAAGGTCTTGCAACATTAACAGTTTCCAAGCTTTATGCAAAAGGGCTGTATGGTGATGAGTGGACTCGGACAGATGGTTCAGTGGAGGTTAAATATGGTGACCAGATAAAGCGCACTGCTATCATAGCAGAAAATGATAATCCTAAATGGTCAGAGAAATTTGAATTTGGACCCATTGTGATCAACATGAGAAACAAGCTTATATTCAGTGTTTATGATGAGGATACTTACTGGAACAGTGATCCGCTTGGCGAGTGCTCATTTGATCTGCGTAGGGGGAAGGTGACAGACAGCTGCATGTTAAATCATGGTACCTTCTTCTTTTCGTACATAGCAGAGTGCGCACCAAGTCTTGGTGGTGACCAATGTCAAGAGTACATACCCTCCCCAATGAGTGCTTCTCTGTCCAAGGTTTTCTACACCAGAAATGGGGTCCTTCTGGGAGAGACAGGAAAGCAGCATGCTAAACCTCTCAGGTTGAGGCCAGCTGTTAATGTGACATGA
- the LOC133992532 gene encoding perforin-1-like, which translates to MTVMWQLLLLWWAWSPLCLSSSVSFIGTPQQCKQAHFVPGYNLGGEGFDIVTMERKGAYVIDTETWKLGNGTCRLYPNSYKNKENQKVPVAVVDWRSLPQCSLKVTSIAYDSVETLVNDSTSAVSNDWKIGLEIPVDPSVTVGVGFGGSHSKESTFAMKKSKEDHCSFLRHSVHCNFYRYRLATEPPLSHEFESAVSSLPSYSRKAEALYRNLIDTYGTHYITQVSLGGEIKSVTSVRTCKATMNGLSETEVKDCLSVEASATFAQTASIKAMYEHCQQKKKKLGSDESFSSSFNERTTEVIGGNINGADILFEGQSDPSVYNAWLDSLKETPDVVKYNLKALHTILPSGHPASAGLKQEVEKYIKKNAVLKKCSESCQIGHRSSKRDPCACVCNNNQNVKSNCCPAGKGLATLTVFKLYAKGLYGDRWTRTDGSVEVKYVDQIKRTAIISNNDNPKWSEKFAFGSIVINMKNKLTFSVYDEDTYWNSDRLGKCSFDLRRGNVTDSCMFKHGTFFFSYIAECAPSLGGDQCQEYISSPMSASLSKVFYTRNGVLLGETGKQHAKSHDS; encoded by the exons ATGACAGTGATGTGGCAGCTCTTGCTCCTGTGGTGGGCATGGAGTCCTCTGTGTCTGTCATCCAGTGTAAGCTTCATTGGTACACCACAACAGTGTAAGCAGGCTCACTTTGTCCCTGGTTACAATCTGGGTGGGGAAGGCTTCGACATTGTCACCATGGAACGGAAAGGCGCCTATGTCATCGACACTGAAACATGGAAACTTGGCAACGGCACTTGCAGGCTATACCCTAACAGCTACAAGAACAAAGAGAACCAGAAGGTCCCCGTTGCTGTAGTGGACTGGAGAAGCCTCCCACAATGCAGTTTAAAGGTCACCAGTATAGCTTATGACTCCGTTGAAACCCTTGTGAATGATTCCACCTCAGCTGTGTCCAATGATTGGAAAATTGGCCTTGAAATCCCAGTAGACCCTTCTGTCACGGTTGGGGTTGGCTTTGGAGGTTCCCACTCCAAAGAATCAACCTTTGccatgaaaaagtcaaaagaagACCACTGTAGCTTCCTGCGCCATTCTGTCCACTGTAACTTCTACCG CTACAGACTGGCTACAGAACCTCCCCTGAGTCATGAGTTTGAATCAGCCGTCAGCTCCCTTCCTTCATATTCACGTAAAGCAGAGGCATTATATCGCAATCTAATTGATACATACGGTACCCATTACATCACACAAGTGTCTCTGGGAGGGGAAATAAAGTCAGTCACTTCTGTCAGGACCTGTAAGGCAACTATGAATGGACTGTCAGAGACAGAGGTCAAGGATTGTTTGTCAGTTGAGGCTTCAGCTACTTTTGCACAAACTGCCAGCATTAAGGCCATGTACGAACACTgtcagcaaaagaaaaagaagttagGCTCTGATGAAAGTTTTAGCAGCTCATTTAATGAGCGTACCACAGAGGTCATTGGTGGAAACATTAATGGAGCTGATATCCTCTTTGAAGGGCAGTCAGACCCCTCTGTCTATAATGCCTGGCTTGACTCACTGAAAGAAACACCTGATGTTGTCAAGTACAACTTAAAGGCTCTGCACACCATACTGCCAAGTGGTCATCCAGCCAGTGCCGGACTGAAGCAAGAGGTGGAGAAGTACATCAAGAAAAATGCGGTGTTGAAAAAATGCTCAGAGTCATGTCAAATTGGGCACAGATCTAGCAAAAGGGATccttgtgcttgtgtttgtaaCAATAATCAGAATGTCAAGTCAAACTGCTGTCCTGCTGGGAAAGGTCTTGCAACATTAACAGTTTTCAAGCTTTATGCAAAAGGGCTGTATGGTGATAGGTGGACTCGGACCGATGGTTCAGTGGAGGTTAAATATGTAGACCAGATAAAGCGCACTGCCATTATATCAAACAATGATAATCCTAAGTGGTCAGAGAAATTTGCATTTGGATCCATTGTcatcaacatgaaaaacaagCTTACATTCAGTGTTTATGATGAGGATACTTACTGGAACAGTGACCGGCTTGGTAAATGTTCATTTGATCTGCGTAGGGGGAATGTGACAGACAGCTGCATGTTTAAACATGGTACCTTCTTCTTTTCGTACATAGCAGAGTGCGCACCAAGTCTTGGTGGTGACCAATGTCAAGAGTACATATCCTCCCCAATGAGTGCTTCTCTGTCCAAGGTCTTCTACACCAGAAATGGGGTCCTTCTGGGAGAGACAGGAAAGCAGCATGCTAAATCTCATGATTCATGA
- the LOC133997086 gene encoding perforin-1-like — protein sequence MKVMWQLLLLWWAWSPLCLSSSVSFIGTPQQCQQAHFVPGYNLGGEGFDIVTMERKGAYVIDTETWKLGNGTCRLYPNIYKNKENQKVPVAVVDWRSLPKCSLKVSGIAYDSAESLVSDSTSAVTNDWKIDLEMPVDPSTTYGSSVGGTHSRESKFAMDKSKEDRYNFVRHSVHCNFYRYRLATKPPLSHEFESAVSSLPSYSQKTGPYRNLIDTYGTHYITQVSLGGEIKAVTAFRSCKVTMNGLSETEVKDCLTAEASASFGEKASMKSTEKFCQKEKNKLDSKQKFSSSFNERTTEVIGGNINGADILFEGQSDPSVYNAWLNSLKEIPDIVQYNLKALHTILPSGHPARNGLKQEVEKYIKNNALLKKCSESCQIGHRSSKRDRCACVCNNNQNVKSNCCPIAKGLATLTVFRLYAKGLYGDKWTQTDGSVEVKYGDQTKRTAILSNNDNPKWSEKFEFGPIAINMKNKLTFSVYDEDSYWNSDRLGGCLFDLRSGEVKDMCMLNHGTFYFSYKVQCAPSLGGNQCEEYISSPMSASLSKVFYTRNGVLLGETGKQHAKALKLRPAVNVT from the exons ATGAAAGTGATGTGGCAGCTCTTGCTCCTGTGGTGGGCATGGAGTCCTCTGTGTCTGTCATCCAGTGTAAGCTTCATTGGTACACCACAACAGTGTCAGCAAGCTCACTTTGTCCCTGGTTACAATCTGGGTGGGGAAGGCTTCGACATCGTCACCATGGAACGGAAAGGTGCCTATGTCATCGACACTGAAACATGGAAACTTGGCAACGGCACTTGCAGGCTATACCCTAACATCTACAAGAACAAAGAGAACCAGAAGGTCCCCGTTGCTGTAGTGGACTGGAGAAGCCTCCCAAAGTGCAGTTTAAAGGTCTCCGGTATAGCTTATGACTCCGCTGAAAGTCTTGTGAGTGATTCCACCTCAGCTGTGACCAATGATTGGAAAATTGACCTTGAAATGCCCGTAGACCCTTCTACCACGTATGGGAGCTCAGTAGGAGGTACCCACTCCAGAGAATCAAAGTTTGCCATGGACAAGTCAAAAGAAGACCGCTATAACTTTGTGCGCCATTCTGTCCACTGTAACTTCTACCG CTACAGACTGGCTACAAAACCTCCCCTGAGTCATGAGTTTGAATCAGCCGTCAGCTCCCTTCCTTCATATTCACAAAAAACAGGGCCATATCGCAATCTAATTGATACATACGGTACACATTACATCACACAAGTGTCTCTGGGAGGGGAAATAAAGGCAGTCACTGCTTTTAGGTCCTGCAAGGTAACCATGAATGGACTGTCGGAGACAGAGGTCAAGGATTGTTTGACAGCCGAGGCCTCAGCTAGTTTTGGAGAAAAGGCCAGCATGAAGAGCACGGAAAAATTctgtcagaaagagaaaaataagttaGACTCCAAACAAAAATTCAGCAGCTCATTTAATGAGCGTACCACAGAGGTCATTGGTGGAAACATTAATGGAGCTGATATCCTCTTTGAAGGGCAGTCAGACCCCTCTGTCTATAATGCCTGGCTTAACTCACTGAAAGAAATACCTGATATTGTCCAGTACAACTTAAAGGCTCTGCACACCATACTGCCAAGTGGTCATCCAGCCAGAAACGGACTGAAGCAAGAGGTGGAGAAGTACATCAAGAACAATGCACTGTTGAAAAAATGCTCAGAGTCATGTCAAATTGGGCACAGATCTAGCAAAAGGGATCGTTGTGCTTGTGTTTGCAACAATAATCAGAATGTCAAGTCAAACTGCTGTCCTATTGCGAAAGGTCTTGCAACATTAACAGTTTTCAGGCTTTATGCAAAGGGACTGTATGGTGATAAGTGGACTCAGACCGATGGCTCAGTGGAGGTTAAATATGGTGACCAGACAAAGCGCACTGCCATTTTATCAAACAATGATAATCCTAAGTGGTCAGAGAAATTTGAGTTTGGACCCATTGCcatcaacatgaaaaacaagCTTACATTCAGTGTTTATGATGAGGACAGTTACTGGAATAGTGACCGGCTTGGCGGGTGCTTATTTGATCTGCGTAGTGGGGAGGTTAAGGATATGTGCATGTTAAATCATGGTACCTTCTACTTTTCATACAAAGTACAGTGCGCACCAAGTCTTGGCGGTAACCAATGTGAAGAGTACATATCCTCCCCAATGAGTGCTTCTCTGTCCAAGGTCTTCTACACCAGAAATGGGGTCCTTCTGGGAGAGACAGGAAAGCAGCATGCTAAAGCTCTCAAGTTGAGGCCAGCTGTTAATGTGACATGA